Below is a window of Solanum stenotomum isolate F172 chromosome 7, ASM1918654v1, whole genome shotgun sequence DNA.
GATTATCATCCTTTTGctgtatgtggatgatatgttgATTGTGGGCAAGAATACTTCCAAGATTGACGAGTTGAAAAAAGAGTTGTGTAAGTCTTTtgctatgaaagacttgggTCATGCCAAGCAAATTTTGGGCATGAGAATTACTCAGAGATGAAAGGAAGATTTATTTGTCCCAGAAGAAGTACATTGAACGTGTACTAGAGCGCTTCAATATGAAAAATGCTAAGCCTGTTAGTACCTCTTGCTGGTCATATGAAGTTGTGCAAGAAGATGTGTCCTACAATTAGGGAGGAAAAAGAGAGCATGGCCAAAGTTCCATATTCCTCCGTTGTCGGAAGTCTAATGTATGCAATGGTATGCACTAGACCTGATATTTCTCACGCAGTTGGTGTTGTCAGCAGATTTCTCGACAATCCGGGAAAAAACATTGGAAAGCTGTGAAGTGGATACTCAGGTATCTTAGAGGAAGCTCAGATGAAAGTTAGTCACTCGCAGTTTGTGTACCTGAAAATTATagatgtgtttttttttgtgcttGTGTTTGATCCTCGGTCATGACTCACGATTGCTTTGCTACTTTAGTGGAAAACCTTGATGCGTTAGGTTGTCTATTGAGATATCTATATCTTCTTTACCTCCATGAACCCTCCCTGGAAAACATTTTGTAGATAAAACTGTGGCTAATTCTGCACAGGTGATGAGGGACTTAAGTAGCTCAGATGACTATAAAGACTCTTTGGAGGAGCTTGATGTAGCTTTATGTGAAATAAACTCTAATCCATATTTCCCTCAGGTAGTNCTCACGCAGTTGGTGTTGTCAGCAGATTTCTCGACAATCCAGGAAAAAAACATTGGAAAGCTGTGAAGTGGATACTCAGGTATCTTGGAGGAAGCTCAGATGAAAGTTAGTTACTTGCAGTTTGTGTACCTgaaaattatagatgtggtTTTTTTTGTGCTTGTGTTTGATCCTCGGTCATGACTCACGATTGCTTCATTTTGCTACTTTAGTGGAAAACCTTGATGCGTTAGGTTGTCTATTGAGATATCTATATCTTCTTTACCTCCATGAACCCTCCCTGGAAAACATTTTGTAGATAAAACTGTGGCTAATTCTGCACAGGTGATGAGGGACTTAAGTAGCTCAGATGACTATAAAGACTCTTTGGAGGAGCTTGATGCAGCTTTATGTGAAATAAACTCTAATCCATATTTCCCTCAGGTAGTGTATTTGTTGTTACATGTCCCTGATATATTATACTCCATTAGCTTGTTTTTTATGCTTTTTATATTTCTTACTTCTACCGGTTTCTATTGTTTACTATTGCAAATTAAATAATTCTGAAAAGAGGGAAGGCTCCCTTCTGTTAATATTTTCAACAGGGTCTAGCCCATATTTCCTCGAAGGTCCTTAGCAAAGCGAGTGAATTTATGCTAGAACATCTCATCAGTGTCTTTCCACTGAGAGATGAACACTTGAAAGCTTTACTGAATGCAAGTGTTGAGATGGATTATCACATGAACCAGAAGACAGATAGTAGATCTCTCAATGACATTTTTGAAACCTTGATGTGTAATACATCTAAAAACGCTATTCCTAATGAGAACAAATTTCCAAGGGAGGAATCTCTAAACTCATTGCCAAATTCTTCTCTAAGTGAACAAGCTGATGATTCAATCAGATGTGAGTTTTCTCTCTTCACTGCACAAGCGCTTGAAAGGAGGCAACTATCAGTTTCATTGATATCTACAGCAGAGACAGGGCTGAACATTTTGTCTAGTGGCTTAAGAGATCTGTATGTGAGGGAGGATGACAATGCTTTAGATGTAAAAATGACGCAGACAACAAATTTCATGTAAGTGATGTAGACACTCTGTCTATTTAACAAACACGAAGGCCATTTTCTGCATGTAGTGTATCAGTTTTATGAACTCActtatatgaaaagaaaaagtttatcAGCTTTATGAATTACATTAGCATATGCGTCTTCCAAAATAACTTAATAGCCAAACGTCGTAGATTCTTCTTCATCATGACATGTGCTGGAGtagttctttatttttattgagtCTGTGTTATTTGGACATTTCATGTAAAGGATGCAGACAATCTGTCTATTTAACTAACCCAAAGACCATTTTCAGGTCGGCGTTTAGTGTGTCAACTTCATGAATTCTATAAGCATATGTGTCTTTCAAAGAAATTAAAAGCAGAATGTGTGAACTTCTTCTGCATCATGGCAAGGGTTGAAGTAGTTTCTTGTCTTGATTTTTGTCTTGTTTGGGgtttctttcttaaaatataaCGATTTTCGAACCTCAAAGCCTTTAAAGTAGCATAAGAAACCATTACCATGATGCACCATACCACTTGtcatgaaaagaaagaaaccaTGTGTCATGAAAAGGAGCATATTGCTTGCATCGTATAAACAAGCTGAATCCCATATGAAGAAAAATCACCATAGCACCTCTGACCCTCATAGCCAAAAAATACTGATTGCTTAGTCCACTGGCATTTGCATTGCAGTACCTTTGGAATAGTTACTcgtaaatgatgatttatattcaGTAAGCTGTCTATCAATATTTCATGACTTCTTACATGATCTCATTCTAATGCTGCTTCAGAATAATTGGATGGAGAGGCTTAAGCTAAAACCTCCTAAGCTGTAAATGGTGGGGTGGCAAAAGTATTTAATAAGCTTGATTACTGCTGTTGTGACAGAATATGATTTCTTCTATTGATCATGTATACATATTTTTCCTTCATTCTTACATGAGTAGTTAAGTATATACGGACCTCATTTGTAATGCAGTAAAAAATAAAGTCTTTTCTTGTCAATGCCCCAAGGACTGAAGAAAAACCAATCGGTTTGGCTGTCTGGAATTATTGGAAATCAAAAAGCCTCTCATATTTGCTTGACAAGAGAACTATTAGACTGGTCTCAGGTGCCAGCCTGGTGTTTTCTGCCCCGAAGAGACAATGGATTCAAGTGTTTCAGCGGATAGATATATCATCTCAACTCGAAGATAGTTTGTGTGAAATAGTTGTAAGTCACTTTATATATCTTTCTCAaagattttcttcttcaaatcttcTTTTCtggaaatgtttttatttgatgGTGGTGTCCGGGCAGCTTGCTCACTTTGACTATTCCACCCAGTACCTGCTATGTCCCACTAACAGGAGGatattcaaaaaaatcaaaCGGGAATGCAAAGTTTTGATTTATCTAGTTAGAATAGATTGGTCGCACCTATCCAATCAATAACTGTTATGACTGACTTGCTATTTACTCGGTTTTTGGGTCATAATCATTAAATAGGAGAGATGGTCGAGTTGCTTAAGGCATAACATTGGAATTTGAGATGCTAATTGAGATGAAGGAGTGGTTGTTCTAGGACTTTTTGCTTATTCTTTTCTCGGTTCATAAGCTATTCTTAACCTAAAATCACATGGTGTGAAATTATTTCAAAGATTACAAATTCTTACATAATaggaaaaatgtatatattaattaaagtgaTACTAAGTAGTTGGTGCTGTTTGTTAGGagtttcttcaatatttttgttaGAGACTTGGATGCTGGTGTAAGAATAATGGTTAGATTGTAGAATCTCAATTCGCGTCAAAGGACAAATTAGCTAATAGTGATGTTAATTCGGAGTAAATAGAGTGGAGTAGATATACAAAATTTGTAATCCAAACTGGTTTAGGATTGTGGCGTAATTGattgttataacttataagctaTGTCAAACTGTACGGCTAAACCACAATTACCTTAATGTACAAGACTGTTGAATTTCCAtcagtttgttttgttctttcAAATATATGCACGGACATCTGTTATTCAAGTGCTGTTCTGTAAAAACCTATTGTGGTTCATGGGATTGTTTTCTTTGATATCTAAAAAATAAGCAATTCCAATTGAATTGTAACACTAATTGCTGCTGCAAATTTTCTTAAAAGGTAATTAAGTTGATTGGTTTGTCTATGTTAGTTTTAATAAGACTGATGACAGATAACAATGAAGACAATATCTAGTTTGCTACAGAAAGGAAAGCAGGAGAATACAAGGAATTTAAATGTGAAGATGACTAAGAGAAAAGCTTATGCAGAGAGTTGTATTTCTGTAAAAAGAaccaaaaatacataaacatacaATTAAAGAAACTGAAATAGATCATGGTCCTATTTTTAAGTCATGGTGCTAACCATGGTAACTACCCCTAAAATAactgaaaaaagaaatacagGAAACTTAGAAATAGACACTGCAGTCCTAAAGCAACTAACTAATACTCCTCCTTGCATTAGGAGCTGCAAATTTCAAGTTGTTGCCTTAGGAACACGAACTTGCTGACAGGAAGGGATTTTGTAAATACATCTGCTAGCTGATCTTCAGATTTGCAATAAACAAGAATCACTTCTCCTTTTTTCTGCACATCCCTCAAGAAAAAAAGCTTGATGTTGAAGTGTTTAGTCTTCCCATAGAACACCGGATTATGCGAAATGGCTATTGCAGCTTGATTATCAACATGAACCTCAGTATTAACTTTTTGGTCCATATGCAAATCAGAAAGTATTTTTCTCAGCCATAAGGATTGATTTACTGCTGCAGTTGCAGCAATGAATTCAGCCTCTGCCGTGGATTGTGCCACAGTTTCCTGTTATTTTGAACATCAAGAGAAAATCCCTGATCCCAGACTGAAACAATATCCTGATGTACTTTTCATGTCGTCAATGGATCCAGCCCAATCACTGTCTGAGAATCCATACAACTTGAAAGTCTCACACTTCTTGAATTTGACACCATATTCAACAGTACCTTTAATGTATCTTATAATTCTTTTTGCTGCTCGCAAATGCATTTCAGTAGCACAATGCATAAATCTAGATAAAAGACTTACAGCAAATAGAATATCAGGCCTTGTAGCAGTGAGATACATCAAATATCCAATCAAGCTTCTGAAATTTCCTTCATCAATTTGATCAGTTCCATCCTCTTTGCTTAACTTCTCCTTTGGATTCATTGGTGTGGTTGTTGCCTTGCAATTTTCCATATGGAATTTCTTAAGTATCTCTCCAGCATACTTCTTTTGACAGATAAAAATTTCATCACTGCCTTGCTTGATTTCCATTCCCAGAAAATATGTCATTGGTCCCAAGTCTGTCATTTCAAAAACTTTCATCATTTCCTTCTTAAACTCTTCAACCAGCCACACATTGTTTCCTGTCACCAAgagatcatcaacataaaggGAAACAATGAGAAGATCAATTTCTTTATGTTTGACATAAAGAGTAACTTCAGATACACTTCGTACAAACCCCAAACTCAACAAGTGATCATCAATCCTGCTATACCAAGCtcttggagcttgttttaaGCCATACAGAGCCTTTTTAAGCAGAcatactttttcttcttttccttgcTCAGAGAAACCCTCGGGCAGCTCTACATAGATTTCTTCCAATAGTACACCATTTAAAAAAGCAGATTTCACATCTAGCTGGAACACTTTCCAGCCCTTTTGTGCTGCTATTGCTAGCAACAACCTAATGGTATCCAATGGGGCTACTGGAGCAAAGGTGTCCGAGTAATCAACACCAAATATTTGGGCATATCCCTTGACAACAAGCCTAGCCTTGTATTTATTGATAGAACCATCAGAATTGAGCTTGGTTCTAAACACCCATTTTACTCCAATGACCTTCCTATCTTTCGGTCAGTCAACTAACTCCCAAGTTTTGCTTTTCTTGATCATTAGCATCTCCTGCTCCATGGCGTTTCTCCATTTTTTATCTTGAAGTGCTTCATCATGCCCTGCAGGCTCACAAACTGCCACATTACTTTGTTGGTAGATGTCAGAGAGTAGTCTTGTACCTCTAATTGGAAGATCATCCACCAACTCATTTTACCAGTGATCAGATGCCTGCTCCTCTGAAGCTTTGACTGAAAGTTGATTGTCCTTCCAGTCCCATTTCTCTTCCTCAGCAAAGTGCACATCTCTATTGACAATCATCTTCCCTGTTTGTGGATTATATACTTTGTAGGCCTTGGAGGATGAGCTATAACCCACAAATATTCCAGGAAGTGCCTTCTTGTCAAGTTTGTCTCTTTTAACCTGTGGCACATGGAagaaacaaacacaaccaaatacTTTAATGAAGCTTAGTGATGGTTTGTATCCATTCCAAGCCTCGAATGAAGTTTTATTCAGCAATGCCTTAGTAGGAAGCCGATTTTGGAGAAATACTGCCGTATTAGCTGCCTCAGCCCAAAAACTTTTCGGCAACTCTTTTTCATGCAACATGCACCGCGACATCTCCATTATATAtctgtttctctttcactaaCTCCATTTTGTTGCGGAGTATATGGAGCAGTAAGCTGATGAGTAATACCAGCTTCCTCACAAAATTTGTTAAATACTTTAGAATTATACTCTTTTCCATTGTCAGACCGCAGAGATTGGATTCTGCAACCACTTTGATTTTCcaccatcttcttgaacttcaagAAAATTCCAGCCACTTCTGatttatatttcataaaaattatcCAGCCGAATCTTGTATAATCGTCAATGAATATAACATAGTATAGACACCATTATGGGATGGTGTTCTTTGAGGTCCTGCAACATCTGTGTGAATCAGTTGCAACCTTTGAGAAGTCCGCCATGTTGCTTTAGGAAATGACTTCCTATTTTGCTTACCAAATTGACAAGCTTGACAACTTGGTAAGTGATCAACTACAGTTGGTAGTCCTCTTGTCATATCTTCCTTCTTCAGCAACAATAGTGCTTGTAGATGACAATGGCCAAGTCTCTTGTGCCAGGTTTCTGTTACACTTGCTTTCATAGAATAAGCTAGTTGCTCTTTATCTGTTGGATCAAAGGAAAAAATCCTTCCTCTCATCTTCACCCTGAAAATTTCATTTCCAGTAGTGTCACTGATTTGACAGTGATGATCTTTGAAGAAAAATCTGAATCCTTTTTCCATCAGATGTCCTACGCTTAGCAAATTCTGATCAATTTCAGGAACATAAAGAACCTCTGAAATTTTCTTTGTGCCCGTGCTCGTCTTGATAGCTATGGTTCCAATTCCTTTGACAGGAAGGTGATCTCCATTTCCTATCCGAACCTTGGAAATTTCAATGGGCTTCAACTCCTTGAATAAACTCTTGTCATGAGTCATGTGGTTAGTGCAACCACTGTCAATTAACCAAGACTTTGTTGAGCTCTTACTTGAAAAGCATGTTGCAACAAAAAGATGATCCTCTTCTTCTTGATCAGCAACTTGAGCATTTCCTTCCTCCTGCGGGGCCTTATTCTTGCAAATCACTGCTTCGTGTCCAAGCTTATTGCATTTCTTGCATTTAGCATCAGGTCTCCTCCAGCACTTAAATGGTGGATGGCCTTTTCTTCCACAATGGTGACAAGGGGGATAACTTTTCTTCGCGCTTCCTCCCTTACTTTTGTTGTTGGCTGATGTTTCTCCTTCACACACTGcttgattctttttcttcttctgaatTTTGTTAACCTGATGCTTACTGACAAGAACCCCTTCTGTTGTAACCTCCTGTCTCATGAGTCTTCTTTGCTCTTGAGCTTTCAGGGAATTGAGCAACTCTGTCAAACTAATCTTTGACAAATCCTTAGTATTTTCTAAGGTTGTAATTGTTGCTTCATACCTTTCAGGAACTGTTACAAGGATCTTCTCAACAATTCTCGAGTCTGAAAATGTAGAGCCGAGTAGCCTCACCTTATTTGCAATATTTAGAAGTCTATCTGAATATTCCTTCACTGTTTCGGATTCCTTCATCTTTTGCAATTCAAACTCCCTAATTAAGTTTAAAACTTGCATACCTTTTATTCTCTCATCTCCAGAATACTCTTCCTTGAGATAATCCCATACTTCTTTAGCAGTTTTCAGAGACATCATTCGCGTGAAAATTGTTGACGATACAGCAGCAAATAAACATGCCTTGGCCTTCGAtttctttgtcttcttttcCTTGTGTGCTTTAATCTGAGCAATGGTAGGATTATTTGGTAGGCCTGGAATATCGTAATCCTCTTCCACAACTTCCCAGAGATCCAAAGCATCCAAGTACATCTCCATTCGTACTTCCCAAATCTGATAATTATCTCCATCAAAGACCGGCAGAGCAATTGGTGAGAAACTTGCTTCAGCATCCATGGCTTCTCCAACTCGATCACAGATCCCTTAAGATGAAAGCTCTGATACCGACTGCTAGTTTTAATAAGACTGATGACAGATAA
It encodes the following:
- the LOC125871806 gene encoding uncharacterized protein LOC125871806 isoform X2 yields the protein MANWSYPDASLEDLLKMVKGFIDMVILASGYQSSGRLAHWDSHNIKNALQWALFLQDVMRDLSSSDDYKDSLEELDVALCEINSNPYFPQGLAHISSKVLSKASEFMLEHLISVFPLRDEHLKALLNASVEMDYHMNQKTDSRSLNDIFETLMCNTSKNAIPNENKFPREESLNSLPNSSLSEQADDSIRCEFSLFTAQALERRQLSVSLISTAETGLNILSSGLRDLYVREDDNALDVKMTQTTNFMTEEKPIGLAVWNYWKSKSLSYLLDKRTIRLVSGASLVFSAPKRQWIQVFQRIDISSQLEDSLCEIVELALLACVVDRWSFLIDRLMLTSYEFVTTSRLYNEVHSSVQRDCMEETSNSKEKGIIEYLEVFLHNRLYLLWELSPVLAAFAIPSWSNLFRKYLTELDSQVTGDFSLTRSDSSTKERKKYRESDVTERIWCLHVCHVGGSDVESGSFST
- the LOC125871806 gene encoding uncharacterized protein LOC125871806 isoform X1, which translates into the protein MANWSYPDASLEDLLKMVKGFIDMVILASGYQSSGRLAHWDSHNIKNALQWALFLQDVMRDLSSSDDYKDSLEELDAALCEINSNPYFPQGLAHISSKVLSKASEFMLEHLISVFPLRDEHLKALLNASVEMDYHMNQKTDSRSLNDIFETLMCNTSKNAIPNENKFPREESLNSLPNSSLSEQADDSIRCEFSLFTAQALERRQLSVSLISTAETGLNILSSGLRDLYVREDDNALDVKMTQTTNFMTEEKPIGLAVWNYWKSKSLSYLLDKRTIRLVSGASLVFSAPKRQWIQVFQRIDISSQLEDSLCEIVELALLACVVDRWSFLIDRLMLTSYEFVTTSRLYNEVHSSVQRDCMEETSNSKEKGIIEYLEVFLHNRLYLLWELSPVLAAFAIPSWSNLFRKYLTELDSQVTGDFSLTRSDSSTKERKKYRESDVTERIWCLHVCHVGGSDVESGSFST